From a single Thermococcus sp. genomic region:
- a CDS encoding 2-oxoacid:ferredoxin oxidoreductase subunit gamma, with the protein MQIRFAGIGGQGVVLAGVILGEAAAIEGLNVLQTQDYSSASRGGHSIADVIISKEPIYDVIVTKADVLVALAQLGYDTVKDELKEGGLLIIDTDLVKPKGNYIGAPFTRLAEENTGLALTVNMVALGYLVAKTDVVKRESVEEAIRRHVPKGTEEINIRAFSVGYEEGRR; encoded by the coding sequence ATGCAGATTAGGTTTGCCGGCATAGGCGGCCAGGGTGTCGTCCTGGCAGGCGTCATCCTCGGGGAGGCCGCGGCCATTGAGGGGCTGAACGTCCTCCAGACCCAGGACTACAGCTCAGCCAGCAGGGGCGGCCACTCGATAGCGGACGTCATAATCTCAAAGGAACCGATCTACGATGTGATAGTCACAAAGGCTGACGTTCTTGTAGCTCTGGCCCAGCTCGGCTACGACACCGTTAAGGACGAGCTTAAGGAGGGCGGCCTGCTTATTATAGACACCGACCTTGTGAAGCCCAAGGGGAACTACATAGGCGCCCCCTTCACGAGGCTCGCCGAGGAGAACACGGGGCTGGCCCTAACAGTAAACATGGTCGCTCTGGGTTACCTCGTTGCGAAGACAGACGTCGTGAAGAGGGAGAGCGTTGAAGAGGCCATCAGGAGGCACGTTCCCAAGGGGACCGAGGAGATAAACATCCGGGCCTTCAGCGTTGGGTATGAGGAGGGACGGAGGTGA
- a CDS encoding DUF4258 domain-containing protein: protein MYYTCNTHALERARRWRLNVNDILQTILEPAEVITGHHSRFIAHHPTNGHLIRVIYEYDEGVLVIVTVYRPRKERYYRGGGIYEDRVLGRC from the coding sequence ATGTACTATACTTGTAACACACATGCACTGGAAAGGGCACGCCGATGGAGGCTCAATGTGAACGATATACTCCAGACCATATTGGAGCCGGCAGAAGTGATTACAGGGCATCACAGCAGGTTCATCGCACACCATCCCACGAATGGGCACCTAATAAGGGTGATCTATGAATATGACGAAGGCGTCCTTGTGATTGTGACGGTTTACCGACCCAGAAAGGAGAGATATTACCGAGGTGGTGGGATTTATGAAGATAGAGTACTCGGAAGATGCTGA
- a CDS encoding DUF2283 domain-containing protein translates to MKIEYSEDADILVIRLKDDQIVDSIDLEEGVIAHLNEKGEVVEIEILDASKAVDFHELIVRIPSGVVA, encoded by the coding sequence ATGAAGATAGAGTACTCGGAAGATGCTGACATTTTGGTCATCCGCCTGAAGGATGACCAAATCGTGGATTCCATAGATCTAGAGGAGGGCGTGATAGCCCACCTCAACGAAAAGGGGGAGGTAGTTGAGATAGAGATTCTCGACGCTTCCAAGGCCGTGGATTTCCACGAGCTGATAGTCCGTATCCCGAGCGGGGTGGTAGCATGA
- a CDS encoding 2-oxoacid:acceptor oxidoreductase subunit alpha: MKYPFPTGKFDFIQGDEAIARAAILAGCRFYAGYPITPASEIFEAMALYMPLVDGTSIQMEDELASIAAIIGASWAGEKAMTATSGPGFSLMQENLSYAVMTETPIVVVNMMRGGPSTGQPTFPAQGDMMQAIWGTHGDHMLVVMSPSTVQEAFDLTIKAFNIAEKYRTPVVILGDAEIAHMRERVYIPNPDEVEITYRKLPANEEEGKLPFGDPHGDGVPPMPIFGKGYRTYVTGLTHDESGHPRTVEPEVQQKLIGRIYRKILDHKDDIIDYEEYGLEDAEIAIISTGIVSRSAIRAVKMLRERGVKAGLLKLNTVWPFDFDMIEELAEGVRKIYVPEMNMGQLYHLVKEGANGKAEVELIAKIGGEVHTPMEIIERVVG, from the coding sequence ATGAAATATCCGTTTCCAACTGGAAAATTTGACTTCATCCAGGGCGATGAGGCCATAGCGAGGGCGGCCATCTTAGCCGGCTGTCGCTTCTACGCAGGCTACCCGATAACGCCCGCAAGCGAGATATTTGAGGCGATGGCCCTCTACATGCCACTTGTCGATGGGACAAGCATACAGATGGAGGACGAGCTTGCGAGCATAGCTGCGATAATCGGAGCCTCCTGGGCCGGTGAAAAGGCGATGACCGCTACATCTGGTCCGGGCTTCTCTTTGATGCAGGAAAACCTAAGCTACGCGGTGATGACCGAAACGCCGATAGTCGTCGTCAACATGATGCGTGGCGGGCCCTCAACCGGTCAGCCCACGTTTCCTGCCCAAGGTGACATGATGCAGGCCATCTGGGGAACACATGGCGACCATATGCTCGTTGTTATGAGTCCATCAACCGTTCAGGAGGCCTTTGACCTGACCATCAAAGCCTTCAACATCGCCGAGAAGTACAGGACGCCGGTTGTCATTCTTGGCGATGCCGAGATTGCCCACATGCGCGAGCGCGTTTACATCCCCAACCCGGACGAGGTTGAGATAACCTATCGCAAGCTCCCGGCCAACGAGGAGGAGGGAAAACTGCCCTTCGGAGACCCACACGGCGACGGTGTTCCGCCGATGCCAATATTTGGAAAGGGTTACCGGACCTACGTCACCGGATTAACCCACGACGAGAGCGGCCATCCTAGGACGGTTGAGCCCGAAGTCCAGCAGAAACTCATCGGCAGGATATACCGCAAGATACTTGACCACAAGGACGACATAATCGACTATGAGGAGTACGGGCTTGAGGACGCTGAGATAGCGATAATCAGCACCGGTATAGTCTCGCGCTCCGCGATAAGGGCCGTCAAAATGCTTCGTGAGAGGGGCGTTAAAGCCGGTCTCCTCAAGCTCAATACCGTCTGGCCCTTCGACTTCGACATGATCGAAGAGCTTGCAGAGGGCGTGAGGAAGATATACGTGCCCGAGATGAACATGGGACAGCTCTACCACCTCGTCAAGGAAGGTGCCAACGGAAAGGCCGAGGTGGAACTCATAGCGAAGATAGGCGGCGAGGTTCACACGCCGATGGAGATCATAGAAAGGGTGGTGGGATGA
- a CDS encoding 2-oxoacid:ferredoxin oxidoreductase subunit beta produces the protein MYMKSAYDVRDKYLRKEMLPTMFCPGCGIGSALQFTLRAIDDLGLSQDEIVWVSGIGCSSRVPGYVNFDGLHTTHGRALAFATGIKLANPDLKIIAFMGDGDTAAIGGNHFIHAIRRNLDVTVILINNFTYGMTGGQVAPTTLKGLKGTTAPYGQFENPFDIAGLAVAAGANYVARWSVFNYLQGMNSIKKALQKEGFSLVEFLSPCPVSFGRRNRMKTSPELLRWYQKITVPINKAKKMSPEELEGKVVIGEFADRDRPGLVRAYRDYIKRAKKTAGWEE, from the coding sequence ATGTACATGAAGTCCGCTTACGATGTGCGCGACAAGTACCTCCGGAAGGAGATGCTCCCGACGATGTTCTGCCCGGGATGCGGGATTGGCTCGGCCTTACAGTTCACGCTCCGCGCGATAGACGACCTCGGCCTCAGCCAGGACGAGATAGTCTGGGTCAGCGGAATCGGTTGCTCCTCGCGCGTTCCAGGTTACGTAAACTTCGACGGCCTGCACACGACCCATGGGAGGGCGTTAGCGTTTGCGACGGGCATAAAGCTCGCCAACCCAGACCTCAAGATAATCGCCTTCATGGGCGATGGAGATACGGCGGCAATAGGTGGAAACCACTTCATCCACGCCATAAGGAGAAACCTTGACGTTACCGTGATACTCATCAACAACTTCACCTACGGAATGACAGGCGGCCAGGTGGCTCCAACCACACTCAAGGGACTGAAGGGAACCACCGCCCCCTACGGTCAGTTCGAGAACCCCTTTGACATAGCCGGCCTTGCAGTCGCCGCCGGGGCCAACTACGTGGCGAGATGGAGCGTCTTCAACTACCTCCAAGGCATGAACAGTATCAAGAAGGCACTCCAAAAGGAGGGTTTCTCGCTCGTTGAGTTCTTGAGTCCGTGCCCGGTGAGCTTTGGAAGGAGGAACAGGATGAAGACCTCGCCGGAGCTTCTCCGCTGGTACCAGAAGATAACAGTTCCCATAAACAAGGCTAAGAAAATGTCACCGGAGGAGCTTGAGGGCAAGGTCGTCATCGGCGAATTTGCGGACAGGGACAGGCCCGGCCTCGTCAGGGCCTACCGCGATTACATAAAGCGCGCGAAGAAGACCGCGGGGTGGGAAGAATGA
- a CDS encoding 2-oxoacid:ferredoxin oxidoreductase subunit gamma, protein MRKEVLFSGFGGQGVILASVILGRAAAVYEGLYAVQTQAYGPESRGGASKAEVVISDEPIDYPKTIHPDYAVFFSQEAYSKYLHTVKEGAKVIVEKDLVPHRDPEFEKKLDLIALPLTEIAEETTGLSLTMNILTLGVLTEWTGLVSRDAIEKAVLDAVPHGTEGINRRALLKGVELGEKAKNGEL, encoded by the coding sequence ATGAGAAAGGAAGTCCTCTTCAGCGGTTTCGGCGGTCAGGGTGTCATTTTGGCCAGCGTCATCCTTGGAAGGGCCGCTGCCGTCTATGAAGGTCTCTATGCGGTTCAGACCCAGGCCTACGGCCCGGAGTCGAGGGGAGGCGCGAGCAAGGCCGAAGTGGTTATAAGCGACGAGCCGATAGACTATCCAAAGACGATTCACCCGGACTACGCGGTGTTCTTCTCGCAGGAGGCCTACAGCAAGTACCTCCACACCGTCAAAGAGGGGGCGAAGGTGATAGTCGAGAAGGATCTCGTTCCCCACCGCGACCCCGAGTTCGAGAAGAAGCTCGACCTCATAGCCCTCCCACTGACGGAGATAGCGGAGGAGACGACGGGACTGAGCCTCACCATGAACATCTTGACCCTGGGGGTTCTAACGGAGTGGACCGGCCTGGTGAGCAGAGACGCGATAGAGAAGGCGGTCTTGGATGCGGTTCCCCACGGGACAGAGGGGATAAACAGAAGGGCTTTGCTTAAGGGCGTTGAGCTTGGAGAGAAGGCTAAAAACGGGGAGCTT